A single region of the Bacillus cereus genome encodes:
- a CDS encoding GDSL-type esterase/lipase family protein, whose amino-acid sequence MKKVILTIVCLLLLIISCSNFEKNDEIEQKKTEGKAEKTSAPSWIDKQTNDSFYHLVLGDSLAKGYGSTQGGFAELASKQLEGQIHKPITVENLGVNGLTTGRLVKKVQLEEVQQKIREANIITINIGGNNLFRLNRDVGVIDGIKMLNKEKTRFETDVKTIVKTVRDQNPNALLILSELYNPLQLDDSIASYADRFLDGWNDSIYSISKAHQPSIVLPIRKLISNDKKDLLFDQVHPNDNGYAIIANTFTKQVLSYKY is encoded by the coding sequence ATGAAAAAAGTCATCTTAACAATTGTTTGTCTCCTCCTTCTAATCATTTCTTGTTCTAATTTTGAAAAGAACGATGAAATAGAACAAAAAAAAACTGAAGGAAAAGCAGAAAAAACATCTGCTCCAAGTTGGATTGATAAGCAAACGAACGACTCCTTTTATCATCTCGTATTAGGTGATTCACTCGCCAAAGGATATGGATCTACACAAGGGGGATTTGCCGAATTAGCTTCTAAGCAACTAGAAGGACAAATTCATAAACCAATTACGGTAGAAAATCTCGGTGTAAACGGTCTCACTACAGGTCGTCTCGTAAAAAAAGTTCAGTTAGAAGAAGTACAACAAAAAATTAGGGAAGCCAATATCATTACTATTAATATTGGCGGAAACAATTTATTTCGCTTAAATCGTGATGTAGGTGTTATTGATGGTATTAAAATGTTAAATAAAGAAAAAACTCGTTTTGAAACGGATGTAAAAACTATTGTAAAGACCGTTCGAGATCAAAATCCGAATGCTTTACTCATTCTCTCTGAACTCTATAACCCTTTACAACTCGATGACTCCATCGCAAGTTATGCAGATAGGTTTTTAGATGGTTGGAATGATTCTATTTATTCTATTTCAAAAGCACATCAACCGTCGATTGTTTTACCAATTCGCAAATTAATATCGAATGATAAAAAAGATTTACTATTTGACCAAGTACACCCAAATGATAACGGTTATGCGATTATTGCCAATACATTTACAAAGCAAGTGTTATCCTACAAATATTAA
- a CDS encoding MarR family winged helix-turn-helix transcriptional regulator encodes MESREWERIVDHLLSLVPLFYRKFMLPGEFSSQRHMPPSHTQVLLLLHENGTLAVSEIGKRLAISRPNMTPLLNKLIQEELIERHYSEKDRRVILISLTTEGKLLVNQYQQFILDKLKENFQTLSEEEREKLIHSLKTIQNLILKTNA; translated from the coding sequence ATGGAATCACGCGAGTGGGAACGTATTGTTGATCATCTTCTTTCGCTAGTGCCTCTTTTTTATCGCAAATTTATGCTTCCTGGAGAGTTTTCTTCTCAAAGACATATGCCGCCATCACATACGCAAGTGTTACTGCTTTTGCATGAAAATGGTACATTAGCAGTTTCAGAAATTGGCAAGCGGCTAGCGATTTCACGGCCTAACATGACCCCTCTATTAAACAAACTTATTCAAGAAGAACTAATAGAGCGTCATTATAGCGAAAAAGATCGACGGGTCATTTTAATTTCCCTGACAACTGAAGGGAAATTACTAGTAAATCAGTATCAGCAATTCATTTTAGACAAACTAAAAGAAAATTTTCAAACATTATCTGAGGAAGAGCGTGAAAAGCTCATTCATTCTCTTAAAACCATTCAAAATTTAATTTTGAAAACAAACGCATAA
- a CDS encoding DUF2062 domain-containing protein: MKTTKKTYSFFQRMWRILKFQYFKLLRSPEGAKKVALGFAIGFGLEMLVIYTASLVYLIFYPIVRLAKGSFPAAVIGNIIGKISFLPVFLFPFAYALGKMIYPFHVKKIHHEPFTISDLFSSHIFTMLKSLLQSEVYVLIGMTIIGVVFGVISYFVVHYLYEKNRKLRLKKRKKRVREPLVQI; encoded by the coding sequence GTGAAGACAACTAAGAAGACATATTCGTTTTTTCAGCGGATGTGGAGAATATTAAAGTTTCAATATTTTAAGTTGCTTCGATCACCAGAAGGGGCAAAAAAAGTAGCATTAGGTTTTGCTATTGGATTTGGGTTAGAAATGTTAGTAATTTATACGGCATCACTCGTATATTTAATATTTTATCCAATTGTCAGGTTAGCAAAGGGGTCTTTTCCAGCCGCAGTTATTGGTAATATTATTGGGAAAATATCGTTTCTACCGGTATTTTTATTTCCGTTTGCTTATGCGTTAGGGAAAATGATTTATCCATTTCATGTGAAAAAAATACACCATGAACCATTTACGATATCGGATTTGTTTTCGAGCCATATTTTCACAATGTTAAAGAGCTTATTACAGAGTGAAGTGTATGTATTAATTGGTATGACGATAATAGGAGTTGTGTTTGGGGTAATTTCATATTTCGTTGTGCATTATTTATATGAAAAGAATCGTAAGTTACGTTTGAAGAAAAGAAAGAAACGGGTGAGAGAACCACTCGTGCAAATATAA
- the argF gene encoding ornithine carbamoyltransferase, with amino-acid sequence MSTVQVPKLNTKDLLTLEELTQEEIISLIEFAIYLKKNKNEPLLEGKILGLIFDKHSTRTRVSFEAGMVQLGGHGMFLSGKEMQIGRGETVSDTAKVLSHYIDGIMIRTFSHADVEELAKESSIPVINGLTDDHHPCQALADLMTIYEEVHTFKGIKLAYVGDGNNVCHSLLLASAKVGMNMTVATPVGYEPNEEIVKKALAIAGETGAEIEILHNPELAVSEADFIYTDVWMSMGQEGEEEKYTLFQPFQVNKELVINAKQTYRFLHCLPAHREEEVTGEIIDGPQSIVFEQAGNRLHAQKALLVSLFQTTGKPS; translated from the coding sequence ATGTCAACTGTACAAGTACCGAAATTAAATACGAAAGATCTTTTAACATTAGAGGAACTGACGCAAGAAGAAATCATTTCTTTAATTGAATTCGCTATATATTTAAAGAAGAATAAGAATGAACCATTATTAGAAGGGAAAATATTAGGTCTCATTTTTGATAAGCATTCAACTCGTACCCGTGTTTCTTTTGAAGCAGGAATGGTACAGCTCGGAGGACATGGAATGTTTTTAAGTGGGAAAGAGATGCAAATCGGAAGAGGAGAGACGGTTTCAGATACTGCGAAAGTACTGTCTCATTATATTGATGGAATTATGATACGCACATTTTCACATGCGGATGTAGAAGAGCTTGCGAAAGAGTCCAGTATCCCAGTTATTAACGGTTTAACTGATGATCATCATCCTTGCCAAGCATTGGCTGATTTAATGACGATATATGAAGAAGTTCATACGTTTAAAGGGATTAAATTAGCTTACGTAGGTGATGGGAATAATGTATGTCATTCGCTATTGTTAGCGAGTGCAAAAGTAGGAATGAATATGACTGTTGCAACTCCCGTAGGGTATGAGCCGAATGAAGAAATTGTAAAAAAAGCGTTAGCGATTGCAGGTGAAACAGGGGCTGAAATTGAAATTTTGCATAACCCTGAATTAGCAGTAAGTGAAGCGGATTTTATATATACTGACGTTTGGATGAGTATGGGGCAAGAAGGAGAAGAAGAGAAATATACTTTATTCCAGCCGTTCCAAGTAAATAAAGAGCTTGTTATAAATGCGAAGCAAACGTATCGTTTCTTACACTGCTTACCTGCACATCGTGAAGAAGAAGTAACTGGAGAGATTATAGACGGACCACAGTCTATCGTTTTTGAGCAAGCTGGTAACCGATTGCACGCTCAAAAAGCGTTATTAGTGAGTTTGTTTCAAACTACTGGAAAACCTTCCTAA
- a CDS encoding acetylornithine transaminase translates to MTSHLFQTYGRRNIEFVEGNGAKVIDKNGEQYLDFTSGIGVCNLGHCHPTVIKAVEIQLGNIWHISNLFVNSLQEEVASLLTEDTALDYVFFCNSGAEANEAALKLARKHTGKSLVVTCQQSFHGRTFGTMSATGQDKVKEGFGPLLPSFLHTPFNDIQALKEVMTEEVAAIMVEVVQGEGGVILANPSFLKEIEKLCNEYNALFIIDEVQTGIGRTGTLFAYEQMGIQPDIVTVAKALGNGIPVGAMIGRKELGTSFTAGSHGSTFGGNYIAMTAAKEVLQLIKEPSFFKEVNEKGENVLKKLQDELQYVECIQDIRGKGLMIGIECKHEVSNFIEQLEKEGLLVLQAGPNVIRLLPPLIVTNEELEQAVYMIKKVVCTKNVSII, encoded by the coding sequence ATGACGAGTCATCTTTTTCAAACGTATGGGAGAAGAAATATTGAGTTTGTAGAGGGCAATGGGGCGAAAGTTATTGATAAAAATGGTGAGCAATATTTAGATTTCACTTCTGGTATTGGAGTATGTAACTTAGGACATTGTCATCCGACTGTTATAAAGGCAGTAGAAATACAGCTCGGAAACATATGGCATATATCTAACTTATTCGTGAACTCCTTACAAGAAGAGGTTGCATCGTTATTAACAGAAGACACAGCGTTGGATTATGTGTTTTTTTGTAATAGCGGGGCGGAGGCAAATGAAGCAGCTTTAAAGCTAGCCCGTAAACATACTGGGAAATCTCTCGTCGTAACATGTCAACAATCTTTCCACGGCAGAACATTTGGAACGATGAGTGCAACAGGTCAAGATAAAGTAAAAGAAGGATTTGGTCCATTACTTCCGTCTTTTTTACATACCCCTTTTAACGATATACAAGCATTAAAAGAAGTGATGACTGAAGAAGTTGCCGCAATAATGGTGGAGGTTGTTCAAGGTGAGGGTGGGGTAATATTAGCTAATCCATCCTTTTTGAAAGAAATTGAAAAGCTATGTAATGAGTACAATGCTCTTTTTATTATAGACGAAGTACAAACGGGGATAGGGAGAACCGGAACGCTATTTGCATATGAGCAAATGGGAATACAACCTGATATCGTTACAGTTGCAAAAGCACTAGGAAATGGCATTCCAGTTGGAGCGATGATTGGCCGGAAAGAACTCGGCACATCTTTTACTGCTGGATCACACGGCTCAACTTTCGGTGGGAATTATATTGCCATGACTGCAGCGAAAGAAGTATTGCAATTAATTAAGGAACCATCGTTTTTTAAAGAAGTAAATGAAAAGGGCGAGAACGTATTAAAGAAATTGCAAGATGAATTGCAATATGTCGAATGTATTCAAGACATTCGTGGTAAGGGACTTATGATAGGAATCGAATGCAAGCATGAAGTTTCGAATTTCATAGAACAATTAGAAAAGGAGGGGCTTCTCGTATTACAAGCAGGGCCTAATGTCATAAGACTATTACCACCACTTATTGTAACGAATGAAGAGCTAGAACAAGCAGTATATATGATAAAAAAAGTAGTTTGTACAAAAAATGTATCAATTATATAA
- the argB gene encoding acetylglutamate kinase codes for MSDYIVVKCGGSMLNRLNSVFFECIKKLQNKYKVIIVHGGGPEIDAKLENSNIKIEKKNGLRVTPKEVMDIVQMVLCGSTNKKLVMNLQKHHLLAVGLSGCDGKLLQVQPICEEIGYVGEVRYVETALLKGLINMEYIPVIAPIGVNGNEIYNINADTAAAGIAAALSAKELIFITDVDGILHEGNLVKKTDEFEIATFIEKGVITGGMIPKVQAALASLKMGVQKVSIVNGTKDFTEVTGECIGTTVTKGVSIV; via the coding sequence ATGAGCGATTATATTGTAGTTAAATGCGGCGGTAGTATGTTGAATCGATTAAATAGTGTGTTTTTTGAGTGCATAAAGAAATTGCAAAATAAGTATAAGGTTATTATTGTCCATGGCGGTGGCCCGGAAATTGATGCCAAGTTAGAAAACTCTAATATCAAGATAGAAAAGAAAAATGGATTACGAGTAACGCCAAAAGAAGTGATGGATATTGTTCAAATGGTGCTATGCGGAAGTACGAATAAAAAACTCGTAATGAATTTACAAAAACATCATTTACTTGCAGTTGGGCTTTCAGGGTGTGACGGTAAGTTACTTCAAGTTCAACCTATCTGCGAAGAGATAGGATATGTGGGAGAAGTAAGGTATGTAGAAACAGCCTTATTAAAAGGACTAATAAATATGGAGTATATTCCTGTTATTGCTCCAATAGGGGTAAATGGTAATGAAATTTATAACATAAATGCGGATACTGCTGCAGCTGGGATTGCGGCTGCGCTATCCGCAAAAGAACTCATTTTTATTACGGATGTAGATGGGATATTACATGAAGGGAATTTAGTAAAGAAAACGGATGAATTTGAAATTGCTACTTTTATAGAAAAAGGAGTTATTACAGGTGGGATGATTCCGAAAGTACAGGCGGCACTGGCATCATTAAAAATGGGAGTGCAAAAGGTAAGTATTGTGAATGGTACAAAAGATTTTACTGAGGTTACGGGAGAGTGTATCGGAACGACGGTAACGAAAGGCGTGAGTATCGTATGA
- the argJ gene encoding bifunctional glutamate N-acetyltransferase/amino-acid acetyltransferase ArgJ, with protein MIKVESITKLENGSIVTPKGFSAIGTANGLKKEKKDVGAIICEVPASCAAVYTTNQIQAAPLQVTKDSIAAEGKLQAIIVNSGNANACTGMKGLQDAYEMRALGAEHFGVKENYVAIASTGVIGVPLPMDIIRKGVGSLVLTKEVSEAHSFSEAILTTDLITKETCYEMIIDGKEVTIAGVAKGSGMIHPNMATMLSFITTDINIEHDVLQIALSQVTNHTFNQITVDGDTSTNDMVIVMASGLSETKTMNMEHKDWETFVFALQKVCEDLAKKIAQDGEGATKLIEVNVQGAKTNEEAKKIAKQIIGSSLVKTAIYGEDPNWGRIISSIGQSEVTINPNTIDITLQSIDVLKNSEPQMFSEEEMTKKLQEHEIKIDVYLHLGDETGSAWGCDLSYDYVKINACYRT; from the coding sequence ATGATTAAAGTAGAGTCTATTACAAAATTAGAAAATGGTTCAATTGTAACGCCGAAAGGCTTTTCGGCAATCGGTACTGCAAATGGTTTGAAAAAGGAGAAAAAGGATGTAGGTGCAATTATTTGTGAAGTGCCAGCATCATGCGCCGCTGTCTATACAACAAATCAAATACAAGCAGCCCCGCTGCAAGTAACGAAAGATAGTATAGCGGCTGAGGGGAAATTACAAGCAATTATCGTCAATAGCGGAAATGCAAATGCTTGTACTGGAATGAAAGGGTTACAAGATGCATACGAGATGCGCGCATTAGGGGCGGAACATTTTGGAGTGAAAGAAAACTATGTTGCAATAGCTTCAACAGGTGTAATTGGTGTCCCTTTACCGATGGATATAATCCGAAAGGGAGTTGGATCTCTTGTACTGACGAAGGAAGTAAGTGAAGCACATTCTTTTTCTGAAGCGATTTTAACGACGGATCTTATAACGAAAGAAACTTGCTATGAGATGATCATTGATGGAAAAGAAGTGACGATTGCTGGTGTTGCTAAAGGTTCAGGGATGATTCATCCGAATATGGCAACGATGCTTAGTTTTATTACAACAGATATCAATATAGAGCATGATGTATTGCAAATAGCATTATCACAGGTTACGAATCATACGTTTAATCAAATTACGGTGGATGGAGATACTTCTACGAATGATATGGTCATCGTTATGGCAAGTGGATTATCAGAAACGAAAACGATGAATATGGAACATAAAGACTGGGAAACTTTCGTATTCGCTTTACAGAAGGTATGTGAAGATTTAGCAAAAAAAATTGCACAAGATGGTGAAGGGGCTACGAAGTTAATAGAAGTAAATGTGCAAGGCGCTAAAACAAATGAAGAGGCAAAGAAGATTGCAAAGCAAATAATCGGTTCGAGTCTTGTAAAAACAGCAATATACGGCGAGGATCCAAATTGGGGACGAATTATTAGTAGTATTGGGCAGAGTGAAGTAACTATTAACCCAAATACAATTGATATAACTCTTCAATCTATCGACGTATTAAAAAATAGTGAGCCTCAAATGTTTTCTGAAGAGGAAATGACAAAGAAATTACAAGAACACGAAATAAAAATTGATGTGTATTTGCATTTAGGAGATGAAACAGGATCAGCTTGGGGCTGCGACTTAAGTTATGACTATGTGAAAATAAATGCTTGTTATCGTACATAA
- the argC gene encoding N-acetyl-gamma-glutamyl-phosphate reductase, translating to MKVAIIGATGYGGIELIRLLEQHPYFSIASLHSFSQVGECIANAYPHLRNILVHKLQEIDVDEIRKVAEVMFLATPAGVSAELAPQLLEVGLKVIDLSGDFRMIDPSSYEMWYKRPAAEAEILRKAVYGLSEWKRPEIQNANLIANPGCFATAALLAIAPLVRSGMIEADSIIIDAKSGVSGAGKTPTTMTHFPELYDNLHIYKVNQHQHIPEIEQMLVEWNSEMKPITFSTHLIPISRGIMITLYAKVKKEMEMEIEQLQKLYEETYHNSAFVRIRSQGEFPSPKEVRGSNYCDIGMAYDERTERVTVVSVIDNMMKGAAGQAIQNANLLAGLEETTGLQHMPLYP from the coding sequence ATGAAAGTCGCAATTATTGGAGCAACTGGATATGGGGGTATTGAATTAATTAGGTTATTAGAGCAACACCCATACTTCTCAATAGCATCTCTTCACTCTTTTTCGCAAGTTGGTGAGTGTATAGCGAATGCATATCCGCATTTGCGAAATATTCTCGTTCATAAGTTGCAAGAAATTGATGTGGATGAAATAAGGAAGGTAGCAGAGGTGATGTTTTTAGCAACACCCGCAGGAGTATCGGCAGAGCTAGCGCCACAATTATTAGAAGTAGGTTTAAAAGTGATTGACCTATCTGGTGACTTTCGTATGATAGATCCTTCGTCATATGAAATGTGGTATAAGCGGCCAGCTGCAGAAGCAGAAATCCTTAGGAAAGCAGTATATGGATTAAGTGAATGGAAAAGACCTGAGATTCAAAATGCAAATTTAATTGCAAACCCTGGATGTTTTGCGACAGCTGCATTATTAGCGATAGCACCGTTAGTACGTAGCGGAATGATTGAAGCAGATTCGATTATCATTGATGCAAAATCAGGTGTATCTGGAGCGGGCAAAACTCCAACAACAATGACTCACTTTCCGGAGCTATATGATAATCTTCACATTTATAAAGTAAATCAGCACCAGCATATTCCTGAGATTGAGCAAATGCTTGTAGAGTGGAATAGTGAAATGAAGCCAATCACGTTTAGTACACATTTAATACCGATATCACGGGGGATTATGATTACACTTTATGCAAAAGTGAAAAAGGAAATGGAAATGGAAATAGAGCAACTTCAAAAGTTGTATGAAGAAACGTATCATAACTCAGCTTTCGTTCGAATTCGTTCTCAAGGAGAATTTCCGAGTCCGAAAGAAGTAAGAGGCTCAAATTATTGTGATATTGGGATGGCTTATGATGAAAGAACAGAAAGAGTTACGGTCGTTTCTGTTATAGATAATATGATGAAAGGCGCGGCTGGGCAAGCGATTCAAAATGCAAATTTATTAGCGGGACTAGAAGAAACAACGGGTTTACAGCATATGCCGCTTTATCCATAA
- a CDS encoding YqzH family protein has translation MNEKLIEKMITKSFRQYQCNPVSKEDQEMLIKHIQMLIHSNIKIDLYEAVEDVVYDYVTGK, from the coding sequence ATGAATGAAAAATTAATTGAGAAAATGATTACAAAAAGTTTTCGGCAATATCAATGTAATCCTGTTTCAAAAGAGGATCAGGAAATGCTAATTAAACATATTCAAATGTTAATTCATTCAAATATCAAAATTGATTTATACGAGGCAGTTGAGGATGTCGTTTACGATTATGTGACTGGAAAATAA
- a CDS encoding SDR family oxidoreductase — protein MTGRLQEKVIVITGASSGIGEQVAMQVAEQGATPVLMARTEEKLQALAEKIKATYNTPCYYYVLDVSEETKVQSVFSKVLQEVGRIDILVNNAGFGIFKTFQDASMDEVKDMFQVNVFGLVACTKAVLPYMVKKNEGQIINIASLAGKIATPKSSAYAATKHAVLGFTNSLRMELSNTNVFVTAINPGPIDTNFFEIADQSGTYVKNMGRYMLKPTYVAEQIVKVMQTKKREVNLPKWMGMGPKLYALFPGLFERVAGKSLSKK, from the coding sequence ATGACTGGACGTTTACAAGAAAAGGTAATCGTCATTACAGGTGCTTCTAGTGGAATTGGGGAGCAAGTTGCAATGCAGGTTGCGGAGCAAGGGGCGACGCCAGTATTAATGGCTCGAACAGAAGAGAAGCTACAAGCATTAGCAGAAAAAATTAAAGCAACTTATAATACGCCTTGCTATTACTATGTATTAGATGTAAGTGAAGAAACGAAAGTACAATCTGTTTTTTCGAAGGTATTACAAGAAGTAGGACGTATTGATATATTGGTAAACAATGCGGGATTTGGTATCTTTAAAACGTTTCAAGATGCATCAATGGATGAAGTAAAGGATATGTTTCAAGTAAATGTATTTGGATTAGTAGCTTGTACGAAAGCGGTATTACCTTATATGGTAAAAAAGAACGAAGGGCAAATTATTAACATTGCTTCATTAGCTGGAAAAATTGCAACCCCGAAGTCTAGTGCTTATGCTGCAACGAAACATGCTGTATTAGGATTTACAAATAGTTTACGCATGGAGTTATCTAATACAAATGTTTTTGTAACAGCAATTAATCCAGGACCGATAGATACGAACTTTTTTGAAATAGCCGATCAATCAGGTACATATGTAAAAAATATGGGACGTTACATGTTAAAACCAACATATGTAGCAGAACAAATCGTAAAGGTGATGCAAACGAAAAAACGTGAAGTAAACTTGCCGAAGTGGATGGGAATGGGACCAAAGCTCTATGCATTATTCCCGGGTTTATTTGAACGTGTTGCAGGCAAATCATTAAGTAAAAAATAG
- a CDS encoding MBL fold metallo-hydrolase: MTAIHRMEIPVPFAVETVNVFLVEGETLTLIDTGTNTEEAKKALESQLGALGYKIEDIETVVITHHHADHCGLLNTFSEKAKIIGHPWNEPWITQNAEFLKRYHEFFKETALQFGVPAAFLNGEALLTTRTLKYSCNRSLTHTVREGDRIDSLPGFTVIETPGHASTHISLYRESDGILIGGDALISHISSNPILEPPYEGQTERARPLLQYNQTLKRLSEMDISRILSGHGEDVLNVKQLIETRLQKQETRAFKVLELLKEKPMTAFEVCVKLFPVLYKEQLPLTISETVGQLDFLAYNQQVMIDESSQQWIYYAK, translated from the coding sequence ATGACGGCGATTCATCGAATGGAGATTCCTGTTCCATTTGCAGTTGAGACAGTGAACGTGTTTTTAGTTGAGGGAGAAACATTAACGTTAATTGATACAGGGACAAATACAGAAGAAGCAAAGAAGGCACTAGAAAGTCAATTAGGTGCATTAGGGTATAAGATAGAAGATATTGAAACGGTAGTGATTACGCATCACCATGCGGATCATTGTGGACTTTTAAATACATTTTCTGAAAAAGCAAAGATTATTGGACATCCTTGGAATGAACCGTGGATCACGCAGAATGCCGAATTTTTAAAGCGGTATCATGAATTTTTTAAAGAGACGGCTTTGCAGTTCGGCGTTCCAGCAGCATTTTTGAATGGTGAGGCGTTATTGACGACGAGGACACTTAAATATTCTTGTAATAGGTCGTTAACGCATACTGTGAGAGAGGGAGATCGTATAGATTCGTTACCTGGATTTACAGTGATTGAAACCCCAGGTCATGCTTCCACTCATATTTCGTTATATAGAGAATCAGATGGGATATTAATTGGTGGGGATGCCCTCATTAGTCATATTTCTTCAAATCCAATATTAGAACCACCATATGAAGGGCAAACAGAAAGAGCACGTCCTTTATTGCAGTACAATCAAACGTTAAAACGTTTAAGTGAAATGGATATTTCACGCATTTTATCCGGGCATGGGGAAGATGTTCTGAATGTGAAACAACTTATTGAAACAAGATTACAAAAGCAAGAGACACGTGCTTTTAAAGTGCTGGAGCTATTAAAGGAAAAGCCAATGACAGCATTTGAAGTATGTGTAAAATTATTTCCGGTATTATATAAAGAGCAATTGCCACTTACTATCTCAGAAACTGTTGGACAATTAGACTTTTTAGCATATAATCAACAAGTGATGATTGATGAATCTTCACAACAATGGATTTATTATGCAAAGTAG
- the proI gene encoding pyrroline-5-carboxylate reductase ProI, whose amino-acid sequence MSIQNISFLGAGSIAEAIIGGLLNANVVKGEHITVSNRSNETRLQELHTKYGVKGTHNKKELLADANILFLAMKPKDVAEAMIPLKEYIHNDLLIISLLAGVSTHSIRNLLQKDVPIIRAMPNTSAAILKSATAISPSEHTTAEHIRIATSLFETIGLVSVVEEEDMHAVTALSGSGPAYIYYVVEAMEGAAKKIGLKEDVAKSLILQTMIGAAEMLKASEKHPSILRKEITSPGGTTEAGIEVLQEHNFQQALISCITQATKRSHDLGKTLEKIAKEK is encoded by the coding sequence ATGTCTATTCAAAACATTTCCTTTCTCGGTGCAGGCTCTATTGCCGAAGCGATTATTGGTGGTTTATTAAACGCAAATGTTGTTAAAGGGGAACATATTACTGTAAGTAATCGTTCTAACGAGACAAGATTACAGGAGTTACATACAAAATACGGTGTCAAAGGTACACATAATAAAAAGGAATTACTTGCTGATGCAAATATTCTTTTTCTAGCCATGAAGCCAAAAGATGTCGCAGAAGCGATGATTCCTCTTAAAGAATACATACATAATGACTTGCTTATTATTTCGTTATTAGCAGGTGTTTCTACTCATTCAATTAGAAACCTACTTCAAAAAGACGTTCCGATTATCCGTGCGATGCCAAATACATCTGCGGCTATTTTAAAATCCGCTACCGCTATCTCACCTTCAGAGCACACAACGGCAGAACATATTCGCATTGCAACATCGTTATTTGAAACGATTGGTCTCGTCTCTGTTGTAGAAGAAGAAGATATGCATGCTGTCACTGCATTATCCGGGAGTGGACCAGCTTATATTTATTACGTGGTAGAGGCAATGGAAGGGGCAGCAAAAAAAATTGGTTTAAAGGAAGATGTTGCAAAATCACTTATTCTTCAGACGATGATTGGTGCTGCTGAAATGCTAAAAGCAAGCGAAAAACACCCTTCTATTTTGCGAAAAGAAATTACTTCTCCTGGGGGAACAACTGAAGCAGGTATTGAAGTGTTACAGGAGCATAATTTTCAACAAGCATTAATCTCATGTATTACACAAGCAACGAAACGATCACACGATCTCGGAAAAACATTAGAAAAAATAGCAAAAGAAAAATAA